The Humulus lupulus chromosome 7, drHumLupu1.1, whole genome shotgun sequence region aattttttggtgataaacctattcttcctcaaattcatgaattgcaaattattgttaataaattgaaagtgttaaagattaagcttcccgaggcctttcaagttggtgctatagtggctaaattaccaccaacttggaagagctataggaaaagaatccttcataaaaatgaggattattctttggaggagatccaaaaacatattcgaatcgaagaggaatcgatatgtagagataaacttgtggaggggtctaatggagagacttccaaagaaaatgcggtgtcacaaccacaacatcccaaaaacaaagggaaaaagggtaatgagaaacctttgggtccaaaaaccaacccaaacaagtttaagggcgagaaaggtccttactttgtgtgtggaaaaaagggtcactatgctagagagtgtagacatagaaaagaccaacaaggaactaaggtgaacgcaactcaagaggaaaacatagttgttaCCCTtagtgaaagggtggtggtattaggggtggcaatttgggtcacgacacgatgacacgacacgacacgacatgattaaggtaaacacgaacacgacacgtttaataatcgtgtcgtgttcgtgtttgagtttttgacacgtttaataatcgtgtcgtgttcgtgtttaccttaatcgtgtcgtgtcataatcgtgtcgacccatttaataatcgtgtcgtgtcataatcgtgtcagacacgataacacgaatactttacataggttttctgatttttttcgtataattatgattaatcgtgtcataatcgtgtcataatcgtgttaccgtgttcgtgtcgtgttgacccgtttaataattgtgtcgtgttcgtgttcatatttttgacacgtttaataatcgtgtcgtgttcgtgttgaccttaatcgtgtcgtgtcataatcatgtcgacacgaatctgacacgtttacacgaatttcCACCCCTaggtggtatgacacatgtgccaccgtccatgtcacctatgacaaatcattgttcaagacctttgaagagtcaaagggcaaccatgagatacaaatgggcaatgagggcaaatccaaggtacttggcaaaggtactattgatgtctatttcacctccggcaagaaagttacattagtgaatgtacttgatgttcccgaaatgagtagaaacttggtaagtggtgattttcttggcaagcccggcattaaagccgtttttgagtccggtaaacttatacttaccaaatcaaatgtatttttgggaaaggggtactcttgtgagggtatggttaaattgtgcaccaatgatgtaactttcaatgttatcaataaaaatgctaattccgcctatattgttgagtatgattctttatttttgtggcatcttagactatcgcatataggtttttcaaccatgaaaagagtagtaaaatgtggtatgattgcatgcaatattaaaaactatggtaaatgtgaaacatgtgttaaggcaaaaatgattaagaaaccatttcctagtgtagaaagatcatctaatttactagatttaatccatagtgatctttgtgaattaaatggtgttttaactagaggtggtaaaaggtattttcttacttttatagatgattttagtagatatacctatgtgtttcttttaaagcataaagatgagacttttgatgcttttaaattgtataaattagaagttgaaaaccaactaaataaaaagattaaggtgctaagaagtgatagaggaggagagtacttctttaatgaattcaatacattttgtgaagaaaatggtataattcatgagtgcactgcaccttatacaccacaacacaatggtgttgccgaaaggaaaaataggacttatctagagatgataaattctatgttggtgttttctaagttgaacttcaacttatggggtgaagcgcttttaatcgcttgtcacattcttaatcgaataccgatgaagaaaaatgagatatctccatatgagttatggaaaggaagaaaacccaacatagggtacttcaaagtgtgggggtgtcttgcatattgcaagaaaaccgaacctaatagaacaaagttagactcaagagccataaagtgtacttttgttggttatgccaacaatagtaaagcttataggctattagacttagagtctaatattgtgattgaatctagagaagttgaattctttgagaatatgttatgtgacaacaattctcaagcttcaacatctctaaaggagaatttgttatatgagaataattctcaagcttctacatccaaaattgattctcaagaggagaattctcaaaaggatgtaaagcaaccctttgaacctagaagaagtcaaaggcttaaaaatcataaaagtctagtagtggatgagatagattatcaacgaatttcattctacatggtagaaggaaatagagaggaagtcattagaaaaattcctattgtacttctcgttgaggatgatcctaagacttatagagaagttatgcaatcgagagataatgTATTTCgaaaagaagccatcaatgatgagatggattccattctttccaataacacttgggaattggtagacctcccaccggggtctaagccaattgggtgtaagtgggtatttaggagaaaatatcacactgatggcactatccaaacctttaaagctagattagtagctaaagggtttaggcaaaaagagggtatcgattatttcgatacctatgcgcctgttgcaagaacaacttctataagaattttgttcgctttagcttctatacacaacttgtatgttcatcaaatggatgtcaaaacggcattccttaatggtgacctcaatgagaaggtctatatggaacaacccgaagggtttgtcctaccaaaatatgaacataaagtttgtagacttgtaaaatccttatatggattgaaacaagctcctaagcaatggcatgagaaatttgatcaagccatcatgtctaatgggtttagacataacaatggagacaagtgtttgtattccaaaacttgtaagggatatgtgatcattgtttgcttatatgtggatgacatgcttattctaagtaatagcatgaaagggatagaagaaacgaagaggtttctatcatcaaccttcatgatgaaagatcttggagaagttgataccatactcggtatcaaagtaaagaaacatagtgggggttttgcgctaGGACAAGCCCActacgttgagaaagtattgaacaaatttaaccatctcaacgTTAAAGATgacaatactccattcgatcatagtgtaaaactagagaagaatgaaggaagagcggtggctcaattggagtacgctaatgctatagggagtctaatgtacgctgcccagtgtactagacctggtatagcatttgcagtaagtaaacttagtaggtttacaagtaatccaagtgtggatcactggaaggcaattggaagagcccttggttatctcaagaaaaccaaaggactaagccttcactactccaaatttccttcgatattagaaggatatacagatgcaagttggatatccaatcttggggacaacttgtccataactggttgggtatttacacttggtggaggtgcaatttcttggggttccaagaaacaaacctgtatatctcattccactatggaagcggagttcatagctctagctgctactggcaaagaggctgaatggttaagggatctgttgatagagattcccctaatcaaagataatgtatctactatatcgatacattgtgatagccaagcaacattggctagagcatacagcggagtgtataatgggaagtctagacatattagtctaagacatggatatgtaagagaattgattcaaagatgagtcatctcaatatcctatgtgagaacaagtgaaaatctggcggatcctttcactaagccactaacaagggatttagtggctgcatcatctcgagggatgggacttaaactccctaaagagattcacgattgatggcaacctatcttaacactagttattcaactagtgttaggttcaataggtaataacaagtcaatcaagtgaatattagttgtactcaaaacaagtcccatctgagatattgagtacttgtgtgttaccaagtggagggttaaaaccgaaaggttttttaataaaattcagtcttgtaaagacaagtatttctggtaacaaaatactgtaagaattctacatatatggacctaggggtggtgccgcctctcatgagaattgggagtattctcaagaacgtccatgaatggaaagtgcacatggccattaacggtgcaaagcaagacatagaggtctcaagtgaacatcgcaaaggtgtgtgtattatcaccgatttgtcatcatgaaaagatggttcaatgcctagtgcaaccaaattttcgacaaattttgtgataattacactatagtaaagttcaagttgaaaaacactttactttatgcatcaatgcaatgactcctataagagagagttcttatttaatcaagtgggggatatgttatatttttaaatataatgattgattaaataagtgttacaatagatgactatttaatctagtgggggaatgttatattattttataatataatgtaatattatattattttataatataatattttagattaaataaatgtgacatagagtgtcacatattgtaacatataatagagagttacactatttggatatatgtgaaatatccaaacatgtaacatatttggtgttacaaattcatcacaaatttgtaactcctaaatatcacccattattgtgtagatttgttgttacacaatattgagatgaatttcttaaagccatatgagaaatggctgatagagatgtgattttaactcccatattgtgtatggaatttacaaaatcaagtgggaataaattggaacgttttggaaaaaactgaaaaaatgtgttgctgaaattgactaagggccgcggcgcctggaacaagcgtcgtggccctaatggctgacagcttcatataatttcggtttttatccaattttgaacgattgcaacagccaagtaactcccaagtctctattttaattccataaaacacccaattaatcattggtaacagccatgaggttggtggaatttgaaattcaaagggtgtctctaaactctataaataggagcctaatgctcacttgtaagacacaccaattttctatccactagagcacttggctagaaacaccttgaggcttgattattccagaaagcatttccaaaaatctgagagagatcccttagtgcttgagttagggggaaataagcttttggacaaaggttttaaaccttgttcaagttggtgatccccaatcctcttcacttaggttgtgtaagtgagagtttgtttgtggtttatgttcttccttttattctattgttcttcttcttattctcttgtgttatttacttgtatattttgtttaagagttgtaatctcttcattttgtccaaacactttattttatttgtaacttttgttttgagttgtattttactattctcttcttcttcatcatcttcttcatttcctttgttttatttgtattttcagctatagagttgtaacactttatttaatcaatcttgtccattgtaatattttgcatagagttgtaacattatcttaccatttccattgaggcaatattatttttcctaacaacaAGTATATCGCATTtaccacatttatcacatttatgccctcatcgggctaaaattacaaacatgctcctaataaccagacgagacccacatgcatatttaattcacctaacatgcatttctaatcacatactcatcaaattctcatattataataataaatcacctattgccctccaggcacactaatcaaggccctaagccttattagcaaatttgggacgctacatcaCTTGTATTAGGTTTTGAAGAACATGCAAAGCTCAGGTTCTCTTGGGGGCTTCAGGTAGCATATGGGCTCACTCTGAAACTAAGAACTTGTATTAGGTTTTGAAGAACATGCAAAGCTCAAGTTCTCTTGGGGGCTTCAGGCAGCATATGGGCTCACCCTGAAACTAAGAATTGGGCTCTTGTACAatgtgtgccctagccctatttataggcagttgagacAATTAAGCCCATTAATTGGAACTGATTACAATTATTCTCCCTTAATGGAGATTTGCTACATAGTAAACGCACATGCTTGTAGTAAATGAGTTGGTGAGCTCCAGCGTATCTTGGTGGGCCCATTTTGGGGAATGTCAGCctactatgttgttgggggaaacGTCTCTAATACTGTCAGAGTGGTAGTTGcacgttttcccatgtcaggTGGCGTTGCGGTGCATCCATTTTTCTGCTTGTACGGACTTGACACCACGATCCATGTGATAGTGGGTGTCAGAATATTGTCTGTGGTCCAGGGTCACTGTGCTTGACACCTGACAACCCCTCTCTTGGACCAGAGGAAGGTTCTCATGGACCTGGAGGAAGTAATTGGAGGAGACGATCTTGTAAGGCTTGGAATACCATATCGGAACATGGTCCTCGAGAGGTGATGATTCTAGGTGGAAATACTCCTCCGATGGTGGTGAACTCAAGTTGAAGGATGAGTTTTACCTCTCGTGGAGCCCATAGTGGGCTCTAGGAGACTTCACCAGCTTTTAGGAAATCCTAACCCTTTTTAAAGTAAGCCCCATGTCACTTTGTGAAAACAAGGACAACATCTtagatttaaaaaattaattttcaagtCACAATTAATACGATTTTTTAAAGGGATTAATTTTCTTAAAGTACAACTTAATTATGTGAAAAATTATTACTTATTTGTTAATTTATACATTTATATGAGAATATATATTTGGAAACTTAACAAATAAGTCataaaaatattaacaaataaaAATTCTCATATAAATAGTTATGCAGCaacataattaattttgataaacgATGCATATGCACTAAAATTTAGTTTAAATCCTTGAAAATGACATATTAATCTTCTTGAGTAGGTCTATTATGAAAACAACTAGGCTGCCAACTCTTTCAGTGAAAAGAATGTTACTgaaagtttttatttatttttttccctCAAACCCAATGATCCATCGTTGGCATATTATTACTTTAAACCAAAATTTGGTGAAGATGTATCCATCTATAAGAACATATAATCCAAAATTTTATGAGAAAATATCAACAACAAAAGAACGCGTGGCAAAACAGCAGTGCAAatatatcgcaaatatatcaaTTGTGGGTATTTTTAGGGTGCAATTTGAAACTATGAACAGTTTTCGACGtgatatatttttatgattatatatattataattatttagagtattctgtaaattttcaaaaaatttagaataatttacagtaccaaaaataaGATTTATACATGTTGCACTCATGATTATTTTTGGTActctaaattattcaaaattttctaaaaatttataaaatattctaaataactataatatacgtaaacataaaaaaaagaaaaattatgccaaaaatacaaacaaaataaggTGCACTGAAATACCACTTTTGGGAGTTGCCCCAAATAAATTCCCTATCATATGTATCAACCAACTGATTTAGactacttttttcttttttccttttttataAGAAACCAATTGACTGAGACTTATATTTATGGCCCATTAATAATATTCATGTCACCTTGCCAGTGTGCATGACAAATTTCCTCGGAAGAAAGAAAAGTGATCGAATGCCAAAATTTTGCCTTACCCAAttcattgttattattattttaaatatatataagaaaGTTTTTATTGAAGGTGATTCAAAAAGAGATCGGTGGAGTTATTGTATATTCCCGACATATAAATAGTTTTTGGTATGAATTTAGTTTTATAACTGTATATTTTGTAGTTATGTAAACTAttctgtaaatttttagaaaatttcgaataatttatagtgtcaaaaactaagttcaaacatgttgttttccatgcgcataaaaaattagtcacacgtacAACAATTTATTTTGAATCTAGTTTTTGGcgctgtaaattattcggaatttttttaaaatttacaggATACTCTAAACAATTATAATATACACAGACATAAAAAAATTCGTCTTGAAAACTGTTTACAGGTCAGGAATATACAAAAACCCCATAATAGAGCTCTTTTTGTAGCCCCTACAGTAAAATCTcgatatatcttctatataaaaaatgtatagattacggaaattcttggttttaacagtttttttaatttttttgttaactttaacgaaatattcttatatttaacagaatattcttatatttaactataGAACGTAAAgataacttaaacttaaataaaattaaataaataaataattaaacggattaaaataagatatattttacaatgataattatttaaaaataataaaatcatacgttttataacttaaataaaatttaattaaacttacaCTTCATGTATTAGAataatcatattaaacatataatataatataatctattatcAATTAgcgacaaacttaaatttaaaatccacgtataatattaatattatattaaacataaaatatataatctcttgttatcactgccaaatttaaaaaatagaacaaacataaacttaaacaaaaattaattaattaaaataatatatttttaagatattttatgataatttaaataattacactatatttatttaaaaataataaagacatatatatcatttttttatcttataaatttatgtgatagtttgttttttatcaagttattggagttctttttcttcatcaaattcaccaaaggacattgcgagatacattagaaactaaaaatagttgatactgtctacactataattttttctattcttattttatttctattattaatttctttttaaatattattataatttatataaatatgtcAGGTAACcttgtaaatatatatctatgtgaatgttgtgtttagatatcatatatatatatatatatagatattattgatataaatatttatatatattatagagatataatttattctattatatatttatatattttaagaaaaaataagttaactaatttttattaaaatgattgACAAATGCTTATAgctttaaaaattatatattgctCGTTGCTTATATATATTAAGACTGTTGATATGTGCTCTTTTATTTGCTTGTTGGTTATACTTTTTTAATAACAGGCAAGCCTCTTTTAGCAAAAAGTTTTAATGGCATTGGACCCTGCCTCTGTATAATAAGGGATTATGAGAATTTTATGAGTGGTAGTGGTAGGTATATCGACATTGAATGCTTTAGCAGCTTGAAAATATATGATGAGAAGAAAAATGCATGCATAACCATTAATCTTTTGTGAAGTTTTATTATGGCCATAATAATTAATCAAGATTGGTGCCACCATCCCTTAAACAATTAAAATTAGATTAATATTTGCAGACACAGACAACTTATCTATTAATGGAGAGTTGCATTTTACCTTGTTCATAAAACTACTTGCTTTGCTCAAAGAAAGGGATTTGGCAGCTGCTTTTAGCacttatataataattatatttttgacaAAATCCATTACTCAGTTCTGAAAGTGAAACCTGTTAATTTCATGTAACACTTGGAGTAACGTTTAAGGTCTTCAAATCATGTGTCATTTCTGAATTGACCTTTTTAATAAAATGTGATGAACAAACTTACTTGGGTACTTCTACTCTTTCTTGTACATACAGTTAAAGTTGCAGTGAAGTGTAGAAGACTATTTAATGGCCTAGTATTGTCCATGAAAAGCTGCCTTGTGGGCCTGGTGGGCCTGTCCTATAAGAGTGTAACATGTGCGCTTTGCTTCCCGGTCTGTATTTATAGAGCCTTATCTTCTATGGATAGAAAGCTTGTTCATACTTCATACTCGTAGCAGTAGCAGCGTACTACCACCTATGCAAACCACAACAAGAAAATCCAAAAAGtctcttttattattttattaatgattcATTTACACGAAATTGCATCTTCATAGGGTTTTAAACAAGTAAACTAACAACTGTCAGATTTAAAGATTATTCTATGTAGCATGTAGTAGTGTTCTGGTGTGTATTGAAGTTTTGGAATTGTACTTTTAAATTTTTGACCATAAATAAATGGATTGCTAAGGTACATTTGCAGTTGTGATCTGAAGATAAAAGTCGCATTCGTGTATTTTGTACTTTGATTAATATTAGATTAACTTTAAACATTATTTAGTAAGGAAGGAAGAAAAATATGTATATtccaagaagaagaaaataaaaggACAATACAAAATTTAATTGTCAAGGCATACAAGGGaaaaattattttactaaatataacaaactcaataaaataaaaattggtgAAATGGGTCAAAAGATTGACGATCGTGGATTAAAGTGCATTATAGAGTAAAATTCTTGAGAAACTATACAAGGGGATAAATTAATTTTGAAGACATTCGAATCCCAATTATAATGCAAACAAACACAACTTCTTATCTTTTTTCACTAACTTTAGTGCCTTAATTTTGTTATATAACTTTATTTAGTTCAATACAAAAAGAAAattttcatacatatatatatatatacaaactaCAAATAAATTTCAAAGTTAGCTGACAGAACAGAATCTTTGTTCTACAGAAAGCAACAAACAATTCAATTGGGGTGCCATTTCGTCTAATCACccaaatttatataattattatcattAATATATATGTGCTCGGACTACATTTTCTTCATACTAATAAAgaaaaaaagttttaaaaatatTCTACAAAAATGATCGACCcataaaaaaaacccaaaaaaaataaataaagaaaaagaagagaattTTTTCTATTAACTTTTTTATTTCATTCGTTTTCAATAATCGGACGGAGAAAAACAAGAAGGGCACCTGATGAGACCGTTCTCATTGCACGAGGTACAACTCTTGAAGCCGCCTTTCTCAGAGTACAACTTATGGCTGCCGTTGCAGTCGTCGCACAGAACAAAACAAATGCCGCCGCACGTGTCACACACGCCCGGTTCCACTGCTGGCAAGCCTTCGACGAACTTCTTGAGCTCGCCCATCTCGTGAAGCTGTCTCACCTCGTCGGCCCCACCCACGTACCTCCCGCCAATGAAAACCCTCGGAAGAGTCAACTTTCTTTGACCAAGGATTTGCTGCAGCTCAGCCAAGAAACTCGAGTCCATCGACAAGTCTCGCTCGTCGATCGACACCCGAAACCCTCTCAGGATGGATCGGACGGCCCTGCAATCCTCGAACGTCGACCGCACCACCCTCAGGCTCGTGAAGTAGACCACAATCCGCTTCTCCGCGCCAGGGATGGAGATCACCGGAGGCGGCGGAGAATGATCGTGTAGTTTTGCGGCATCGGGTTCGGGTTCGGGTTCCGGTTGGGGCTCGGGTGCAGCTGGCGGGCGAGTCGACCAGGCGCGGAGGAGTGAGTTGGCGGCTCGGACTCGGTGGAATACTACGTAGGTTTTCTTGGCTGCGGGAACGAGTTGGTGTGATTGAGTGGGTTCGTCTGAAGAACAGAGATTCTCGATGTCTTTAAAAGAAGAACAGGAGAATAGGGAAGAAGGTGATGACGTGTCATGAACCCGAGTCGGCGATTTTCCCCACGGCCGCCACATTTGGGGGTCCGGATCCAAATTCGGATTGACCAAAGATTCAAACCCAGCAATAAAATAACACAGcccaaaattttatattttaatttgagaattttagcgaaaacccaagaaaaaaaagaaaaagttttGGTGTTATTTCGGAGTTTAATATTTGGTTAAAGCGATGTTTTTTCGGTGATGGAGGGAAGAGCTATAAAAGCGGGTTGGAGAAATTGGGAGCCTCGGCCTAAGccttttctagagagagagagagagagaaagagaaagggtatttggattttGGAGGTGGTGAGGTAAGGGGGGAATGGAGAAGAGGGTAGGGGTAGGGCTTTTGTGAAAGGCTGTTGGTTAAGGTAGTTGAGCGGGGTGTGTGTGTTTGTTGCTTTATCATTGCTTTAATAAGGGTTTAAAACTGTTTTAAGAGTCCCAAAACCAGGATTACAATTATTCacattaatatataaaaataaatcataaattaCACAATGGATTTTATTTTCCAATTGAGTACCACAGGTTATAATGAG contains the following coding sequences:
- the LOC133792611 gene encoding uncharacterized protein At5g39865 is translated as MWRPWGKSPTRVHDTSSPSSLFSCSSFKDIENLCSSDEPTQSHQLVPAAKKTYVVFHRVRAANSLLRAWSTRPPAAPEPQPEPEPEPDAAKLHDHSPPPPVISIPGAEKRIVVYFTSLRVVRSTFEDCRAVRSILRGFRVSIDERDLSMDSSFLAELQQILGQRKLTLPRVFIGGRYVGGADEVRQLHEMGELKKFVEGLPAVEPGVCDTCGGICFVLCDDCNGSHKLYSEKGGFKSCTSCNENGLIRW